The stretch of DNA CTCTGAGGAACTGAAAACTCTGAAGctgatatctcaaaacctgggcaaaAGGAACAAAACTATCTGAATGACTGGAAAGTGGGAAAATGTCCTTAAATAATTGAACATCTCTGCCTACACAATGGGTCTGCAAGTGAAAGGAAAGTTTCTGGTTCGGCGTGGCTTTGCATGACTCATGGCTGCACTGACAGCTCAGAACTGCACAGCACATATAAATCCCAGTGAGAGGCTACGCATAATACATACATGTGGTTCTGAAACGCTCATACACTCCCTAACCAACGAGTCTTACGATGGCTAAACCTGCAGCTCAACAGATGATGGCTGGAGTTGTGCCAGAGGAAAGGAAAGTGGGGATGCAGGAGTTTTTGTGTTCTGAAGGTGTGTCGTTGAAGAACAGTCAGAGTTTATGGAATAAATAAGTGAAAGAACATCAGAGTGAAATCTCAGTGATGGAGAAAGGATTTGAAATGGGATGAAGAGGGTGAAGTCAAGGTGTCTGAGAGTTTTAGGAAAggaacagcagcagagatgggCAGATTTTCGTCTgggtacatgtgtatgtgtgtgtgtgtgtgtgtgtgtgtggggggggtgatATTGCCACTGTTTTTGCATAATGTGAGATGAGACCCCATCATCTTTCCTCCCCCACAACAATTTTATAACAGACAGCTAATAAATGTTTCATGGCAGAACAAGCTGCTCGCCTCGGCTTTATTAAATCTGAGATAataaaagcagagagggagaggaaaaaagagagagagaatagggGGTCGTAccagagagtgggagagatggggagatCGGCATAGACTTTTCTCAAATCGACCGGCTGTATCTCCTGTTTCTGGGGCAACGGGTCCCGCTGTCCCCCGCCACCCCCTCCCCACTGCTTCCCGCTCCgccagagacagacaggaaatgagaaacGGGCAGACAGGATATTGCGTTCTGGTGGCCTGGGGATTAACTGTTTTATctaaactaacacacacacacgcccactcagtcacgcacacaaacacacatctataGACTCACACACAGAATTCATTCTTGGTAGCATCAGGTGTAGATTGCACACACCCAGAGACACATATCATGCAGACCATGTACGTCATGCaggttttttgttgttacttTACACAGGTACATTACATTAGGACTTGAATATAACAGGCTTCAGAGCTGGTCTTATTACTAGTGTGAACGATTTACAGTAAGAGTCATGACATGTAACTGTATAACTGTGAGACTGGCCGAGTGTTTGTGCAGAAATGCCTCTAAAGATGTATTCCATACACTGCAGGCCCTCACGGTCATGGTCAACAACTATTACATAGCTTTTACAAATTTTGCAGGGCATTCATTGAGCAAGAGTACTGTTTATGATCTTACTCTATTGATGCATGAATTGATATGGTACACAAATGACAGcatctgtcagtgttttagtGATGTTTGTACACAGGCACCTTATCTGTGTTTACACAAACtgtgcacatttgtgtttatgtgcgcATGTGACTCTATATATacttatgtgtgcatgtgtgactgtatatatatgtaaatacatacatatatatatatatatatatatatatatatatatatatatatatatatatatatatatatatatgtgtgtgtgtgtgtgtgtgtgtgtgtgtgtgtgtgtgtgtgtgtgtgtgtttctgcatgtgtgtgtgtgtgtgtgtgtgagcgtgagcGTGAGCGTGAGTGTGAGTGGTGGCAGGGGTAGCGAGTATCGTGGGGAATGCTGGGAGATTTTAATAACACAGAAGCAGTGCAGGGAGATTTAATAAAAGGAGATGATGTGATTACTGAACCCTGGCTCTGAGCCATTTTGCTTCACAGAGCAATATCCGCCGAaagtgcacgcacacacatccacacacacacacacacacacacatctaagaAATTGATACTAAACAGAATACAACTTAAAAGTACGACTGTTGCATatcatttgttctttttgaGTCTATCACATGAATTCTTGGATTTACCTTCATTTTCAGGGAATCTGCAAACCCCCATTTATGTGACACACCCTATGGTCACTCTGAACACATAATGTATGTGAGAATCACAAGCTAGTACATAAATACCTCAGCCTATTACAtgtaaagagacagaaatgcaTCTAAAACTATAGGAATCATAATGATTGATCTTTGAAGAGCCACAGGTCCAGGGTGAAGCCCAAATGTCGGGTTCTTCTGGGCTCTCTTACATACAACTGTTCCAAACCTGGAGTTAGTATAAGCAAACCCGTACCTGCATAAATATTCATCAATTATGAAAGCAAGCACAACAACTGTAATCGCTCTGagacacatacatatttatggAATGATTGTGTTGCGGTCCAGACAATGTCGTGCTTGTCAGAGCTCACAGGCAAAACAATGCCACATGACACAGCTTAGGGAGATGAGCAAGATTCTGTTATTCTGTTTGTATGCCTAGGATCTACACTAACGTAAGCAAGAAAGAGCCGATTATACCCACCCAATACTTACAATAGATCacctttttctgcctctctacATTTGATCTCATAATCAGTGTGCTTGTAATTAGCCGTGCCCCCTAACCCCTCCAAAATCCGCGGCACTGAACATGACGCGTCCGGCAGCCGAGGTCGCTGAAGTTCCTGTACATCACAAGCTCTCAAAGTTGACTGTTCTGTTCAGTTTTCTCTCTGCACTCACATCTTTATTCTTTGTAATCctgtatatattataaatattatatcaCCTCATTAAAGGAAAGTCCTCTAAATCCAAAGCAAAGTCCTCTTCAAAATATCTCTTCAGATAGACTTGTACACAGCTGTTCTTTACTATACCTGTTTATATCCTAATTTCAATTCCACTTTTTCAGAGTGGAAATTGAAAATGCAAGATATACTTTCCCCGTATGCCTTTCGAACATCCTTTTCCCCCACTGATTCCTGATGCAAGCAGAAACATGTCTGCTACATTAGGGATATTCAAAATTATGTTctattttcaattattatttttttttaaatctctgcatAGAAGTTTAGCAAACTGAgcaaaaatgttgtgaaataaagaaataattatgTATTAAGATACACTGGGAAAGATATATATAAAACCTAAAACCCAAGGTAGCAAAACTGaggttgtgtgcatgtgtttgggtTTGAAGTGAAATTTACGTAATTCATGTGGCTGCTCTTTAACCATCATAGTGATTTATTGGAGCTACACCCTGGTCAGGGCCAGTGTGAATGATACTTCTATTAGAGGGATTAGACTGATCTACTTACAGACCCCCCTCTGTGGCAGTTGCCCCAAGTTGCCTTCATTTGCCATGTTGAGTAAATTCCTACCGTGCTGTGTATACCCCGATTAGGGAGTGTGGGACTTTACCAGCAATATCATCAGTCTTATGTCAAGCAATCCTGTGACAATTCtgttctgttgtattttgttcACAGTGAAAGGAGGCTTTTAAAGTTGTTGAAATCTGTGTTTGGATGGGGAGTGAGGCTGCACAGTGGGGTGGTGGTCATTCTCCTTTGTGGAATATGTGTTAGGTGCCATATTTCATGATTAACATgtagtttatatttatatttatattttacagtagaAGCATCTCTTTAAGATTCAATGTAAAATTTCTATAGGAAAATAGGTTGAGCTACACTTAGTTAAACACAAGGTCCTGTCACAACAGATCCGTGTAGGGCTGCTAATAGGGACACTTGTGTTTGCGTTATGATGTTAAATTAGCGACACTGTCATTTGGGGAATTTGGGGAGAGTTTGGCAGATGGATTGAGAAAGATTAGCTGTAGCAGCTGCGTTTGGGACAGAATCACAGATTAGGAGCGCTAATGTGCAGACCTGGCTCCTTCTTTATACTCCAGATTTGGGCAGCAACACCTTCCTACCACTCAGTCAGGGAGCTTCAACACTTCTGCCTTCATCCCTTCCTCCCCCTGTTCCCTCCCTTCTCATCCTCCCTTCTTTCTTATTCAGCTTCGTGTTTTGTTCCGGGGCTAGTTCTGCATCCACTGATCTCTCTCCTTTTTACACCTATGCTCTGCCTACCTAGTCATTCTTCCTGTTGAAGTGATATTCTTGTGATCCAACATATGtatactttttttctgcttgcaGGTGTGTTGCACCACCAGTATGATGGTGGGTGATGGTACTGTGAATGTGGGTAACTAGCAAATTTCAGACTAGGCATACTGAAACTGTGAGTGGGTGTTTgcaaatgtctgtgtgcatgcctgcgcgtgtgcgtgtgtacgtgtgtgtgtgtgtgtgtgtgtgtgtgtgtgtgtgtgcgtgtgtgtgcgtgtgtctatgtttgtgtgtgtatatgtgttttagTGTGCATAAGTGAGAGGGGAGAGATTAACCCCATGCTATCCCCAATCCCTGGTTATGAGTTTACAGCGTCTGTCTGGCCATCGCACTGTTTAAACAACAATCTAATTAATCCTGTCTTTATTAGTTTCAGTGAACTGGGGAGGCAGGGTGGGAGGGCATGAGGGAGAACTGGGAATGCTGGCAGAAAATActagggagggagggggaggaaacCAAGTGCGAGAGCAGGGATTTGAGAGGAATGTAATGGCAGAGACTTAGGTCCAGTGAATGGAAATAGGGAAGTTAAGAAATGGTGAAGCAGGAGACAAACTGAGGTGTTATAACATCTcacaggaggagagatggagggacaAAAGAAGGAAAGTGGTCATGGGGAAATGCGATGGACCTGAGAAAGACTCTGTATTAAGCttaattcaaaatgttaaatcagTGCTATAAGATTCTGGGTGGGATATGGATAAACTGAAGTTTATCCCATCAAACAGGTCTCAACATTTAAGGAATTAAAAGGGATAGACACAACACAGGCAGCTCTCTTATCATTAGCTAACTACTGCCACCTACTGTCACGAgcgagaaaagaaaatacaatatataaatacCAAATACTGTAATTCCTCTCAGCAGATGTTCACCTTGTTGCTCTGTGAATTGGGTAATGTTTATACGACCTTTAATTAAGAGACTATGTTAATCTCCAGAATCATTGGAGCTGAGTCAGAGCTCCTTGTCTGTGCCTCCATCTTTAATTACCTTCCTATTTCTGCACTACTTGACTCTCTTAATGCCATGTTTCGCAGTTTATGTGGACATCCTTCACATATAAAATCCCTCTGTGTGCCTCCAGGCTGTTTGTAAGGAAGTGCAGCGCCTGCCTGCAGGTGATTGGACGTTCAGAGTTGATAATGCGTGTGCTAGGCCAGGTGTACCACCTGGGCTGCTTTAGCTGCTGCGAGTGTGAACGCCGGCTGCAGAGAGGTGATGAGTTTGTGCTGAAAGAAGGCCAGCTGCTCTGCCGCATGGACTacgagaaggagagggaaatgCTGGCTGCTATCAGTCCTACACCAACAGAATCAGGTAAAGTAGGCTTGTTAAGATGCTGCTGTGCCTGAACCACATAGAATTCAATTCAAAAGCTGACCGGCTTTGCTGCATgcgtctcttttctttcatcttcatGCATGCATGCAACATATTTTTTAGCCAATCCCAAATACACTCTCTAACATGGCAAAGTGTTGAGCAGCCCCTGAAGGTCAATTAAGGGTTTAAGGGGTTAAGTTTCACGCTGCTCCTTTGTTCAGTAGGTAGGAAATACATACACAGTGAACTGGATCTCAGGCACTGAGTTTATTACTGACTCAGTGACCAATGGGACACTGAATGAGTGATGTACAACCTAACGGCTTGACGCAACAGCACACGCTAATTGCAAAACTTATTGAAAAGTAAATTATACAAACAGTATAACATATGtagaaattcaaatttttggTGAGATTTTGTATGTCTATGTTCAGGTCATATAATGTTACTTCTGTTTGTGTACCAGAGGAGTGTTGTCTTCTGGTCACTGAAGATAGTTTGAAAAGGTGGTCACTGGTTATTtcaaagctacagtatataGAGCTGAACCTAAGCGCATTGGATCAAATTGGCATAAAACACCATAGAAACTGTATTACTTCTTCGGCTGTTCACTACCATGGATCAGGGACCACAGCTCACAGCCAGTATAGTGTAAAAtactttctcatctctctcccagATTTCCCTTCTTTTCATTCACGGAAGAATGAAAATGTACCTTCTCATACGGGCTGGTCTGATTGTTCCATTGTCTGCTTACCTTGCTCAGTGAAAAGTGAGGATGAGGACGGTGGAGGGGGCTCCGGTGGTGGGAAGGGTGGTGATGAAGGCAAGGAGCACAAGCGTTCAAAACGGCCACGCACCATCTTGACCACACAGCAGCGCCGTGCTTTCAAGGCCTCCTTTGAAGTGTCTGCTAAGCCTTGCCGTAAGGTGGGTGGACCAGCTTGTGTTATCAATGGacatgtttgacaaaaaatacCCTCGCCTCATTGTTCTAGCGCGTATCTATCAGTCTGTACAGCAGTTCATCTCAAGATGTGTTTGACactgtttgtaatttaaaaacaatttaaaatctCCCCTGTAGGTGAGAGAGACACTGGCTGCTGAGACTGGACTGACAGTACGAGTTGTGCAGGTTTGGTTTCAAAACCAGAGAGCCAAGGTTAGACTTTACTTTATTTCGTGAAGACATGTTCTAtttcacacatcaaaacacattgAAAATTCCTAACAACGGCGTGTGATTTTGTGACTCAGATGAAAAAGATAGCCCGtcgacaacagcagcagcagcagcagcagcaggaacaagAGCAGCTGGGAGGAACCAGGAGAGGACAAAGTAGAGGGGGCCGCCAGAGCAATGATGACAGTGAGGGTAAGAGCTTAAAGCGTCAATGCAGCATCaagaagaacagaagaacaaGGAAAGATTAGAGGAATAAactatttcaaaaaaacaataCACTATGAAATTGTATGGCTAAAGGGATTTTCATTTTCTCGCAGATGGATCAAGTACTCATGGCATGGATGGGATGCTGGGATATCCCTCTCTGCCACGTCAGCAACTACTTGCTCTGGACCCCAACATCTATGGTGGAGAGCCGTTTCGACACGGGCTTACACCGCCTCAGCTGAACAACGAGCAGCTCCACTCCTATGGTAAGGCAGGAGGTGAAAGCTGCAAGTTTAAAAGAAACCATCCCcccaaaatcaacattttgtcattatctCGCCCACCTTCGTGATGGCAAATCTAAACCTTCTACCAAACCAGAGTTTAATGGTGCCTTGTACACCATAGTCAATTACTTGCACTATTCAATATGTTCTCCATTATTTCATTAGAAATTGTGCAGTAGGAAATAGTGAGGCAAAAAATGGGTTGGGTTACGCTGCATTAGCTGATTGCAGGATATTTTAGgacatttttctgctgttttccaaTTGTTAAAAGAAGGACAGATGTTAGGAAAAGGCTGAGATAAAACTTATGCCTGACTCACTGCctgttttttaggttttctggCTTAAATTGAGTCTTGAGTATAAATTTGTGCTTATTTCCatattcttttcatatttttctctgtggtaATAATTAAAGACAGTTCCACTTCAGCTGTGCAAACTCTCAAtctttttcactgcagactCCGAGACAGTGTTCCACGACCTGGACAGCGATGGAAGCCTCGGTCACCTTGGTGACTGCCTCTTAGCAACAGGGGACGGTGGCCTCCTGCCAGGGCGAGTTGGAAACCCCATCGACCGTCTCTACTCCATGCAGAACTCCTACTTCACCTCCTGACCCTTATAAACTCTCACCCTTTCCCCTCCTGATCCACTTTTCACCTCAGAGATGCAGCTAATGGAGTCTGTCCATCAACATGCCTGTGGGACCACTCTCCATGAAACAGCCTACACCCAAACACACTTCTGAGCTTTTATCACAGGCCAAGATCATCGCAAGTCAAGCGTAGTCATAATATCACTTTGCAGCATATTCGCATAATGTTCCCACCATCTTTCCTAGATAAGAATCACATGCTGGAAATACAGACACTGTAAATGTCCAAGATATGTTAAAGGACCTCAATTTCTCTTGTTGTATTTATGTGATGTTcaatgaaacacatttcatggcactttccaacaaaaaaaaaactgacagacaaaAGACACTTATCAAACATAATATGTATATCATGAATTACAGATGAAAATTGGTTGTTGAAAGGGAATTCATCAATCAAGTTACATGTATTTAGGAGTCTTTGCAGGTTTTATGAGCAGCTGAGGGTTTAAAGTATATTGcataatctctcttttttttgacaggACTAGTGATTAATTATTGTGTGTGAAAGACTGCAgcatatacatactgtatatggattGGAGGACAATATTGCTCTCAGGttagtgtgtatgtttatgtaacCTGAGCCATAACTCAGGATATTGTGCTGGATAGGATTACAATTTAAGTTTCCCAATGATTTCAAGAACATAGGTtgtaaagaggaagaaatgtcAATGTCAAATTATCACTTCAAACTACATTTAGTTTTTGATGATGCATGACAGGTGTACTATGGACCTAAggaaaatcacatttctttgGCATTTAGAGAACACTACAGGGTCCTTTTGAAGAGCCTTATGCGGAAACAGGGTTGTATAAGTCGCCGTTGCTTTTagctttcccttttcttttctcacataATCACTAAGAAGCAGTGCAGTAAATGACAACCAATAGATCTATAATACCCAAAACTTAGGACACTGGGTACATGATGATGTACTccaaatgtaaatgtgagtATGACTGTGTTAAAGTTGATTGT from Xiphias gladius isolate SHS-SW01 ecotype Sanya breed wild chromosome 3, ASM1685928v1, whole genome shotgun sequence encodes:
- the lmx1al gene encoding LIM homeobox transcription factor 1-alpha isoform X2, which produces MLPTEISGGVCFTSSDHTEGRREGMKTEETQQSCLQQPPSSTPFGPEYRGGGEVCAGCESPIADRFLLRVNERSWHETCVKCAVCLSVLTGTCYCRDRLLYCKHDYEKLFVRKCSACLQVIGRSELIMRVLGQVYHLGCFSCCECERRLQRGDEFVLKEGQLLCRMDYEKEREMLAAISPTPTESVKSEDEDGGGGSGGGKGGDEGKEHKRSKRPRTILTTQQRRAFKASFEVSAKPCRKVRETLAAETGLTVRVVQVWFQNQRAKMKKIARRQQQQQQQQQEQEQLGGTRRGQSRGGRQSNDDSEDGSSTHGMDGMLGYPSLPRQQLLALDPNIYGGEPFRHGLTPPQLNNEQLHSYDSETVFHDLDSDGSLGHLGDCLLATGDGGLLPGRVGNPIDRLYSMQNSYFTS
- the lmx1al gene encoding LIM homeobox transcription factor 1-alpha isoform X1, yielding MCVHSPYFVLLMTLLRRFSCSGSADILGGGKHDAFLSFCSDHTEGRREGMKTEETQQSCLQQPPSSTPFGPEYRGGGEVCAGCESPIADRFLLRVNERSWHETCVKCAVCLSVLTGTCYCRDRLLYCKHDYEKLFVRKCSACLQVIGRSELIMRVLGQVYHLGCFSCCECERRLQRGDEFVLKEGQLLCRMDYEKEREMLAAISPTPTESVKSEDEDGGGGSGGGKGGDEGKEHKRSKRPRTILTTQQRRAFKASFEVSAKPCRKVRETLAAETGLTVRVVQVWFQNQRAKMKKIARRQQQQQQQQQEQEQLGGTRRGQSRGGRQSNDDSEDGSSTHGMDGMLGYPSLPRQQLLALDPNIYGGEPFRHGLTPPQLNNEQLHSYDSETVFHDLDSDGSLGHLGDCLLATGDGGLLPGRVGNPIDRLYSMQNSYFTS